The genome window GCCTTGGCTAACTTTTTCAATACCATCAATAACTTGGTTTAGTGGGCGAATAAAGAAAAGTTGTAGAATAAATCGAATAAATAGAGCTAAGAGGATAACTATTGAGATAGTAATGATTAAACCAATCAAACTTTGTTTATACAGTTGCTCACTTGCAAGAGCAATATCATGATAACTACTATTTAATTGTTGATGATAACTTACGTAGTTTTTCTCAAATGTATCCTGAAATCCTTGAGTCGGCTGGTTTAAAAAGTCATATGTTTTTCCTTGAACTAGAAAGACTGAAAGTTCATTCAATGCAGCATATAACGCTTTATATGATTTTTCTAACTCAGCAAATTTATCGCTGTTTTTGTAGAGTGAGGTGGCAGTGAATGCATCCCAATAATTACCTGTTTCTGCCATTTTTTTATGATAAAACTCGATAAGGCTATCTATGTCAGTATTTGAAGTTTTCATCTTATTGATAATCAACAAATGGCGAGAGCTAGCACGATTTAAAGTATTTCGTGCCTGTAATAAAGACTGCCATGTATTATTCAACTGTGTTTGTTCGTTATAGATAGTATCGAGCTTGTTTAATGTTTCTTGATATTGTTTTAAAGAACTAAAGAAAAACCAACAGGTTGAAAGAAGAAGGGCGATAAGCAGGCCTGAAATAAACCAGACTAGGGTTGTTGTCTTAAAACCAGAAAAAGAGAATTTAGCCGAACTAAAATTAATTTTTTTTAAATTACCAGACATCATTGATTATTTCCTTTCATACCATCGAGTAGTATGTTTGTACGCATACTAAGAACGACTTCTAAACATAACGTTATTAACCATGAGCAAATCGAAGCTGTCCGATAGCTAAAAAGTTATATGTAGTCACGCGAAAGCATCAGGCGTAGGGACTAAGTAAATGTATCGGCACTAATTCTGGATACTTTATATTCAACAATTTGACTTAGCTCATAAAATTGAAAGGGATTAGGCAACTTTTACTGATAACGAGGGAATAAGAGGAAATAATTGTTGTAGATTGCTACCTACAAGAGAGTTAATTTACGAGTGATTTGTGATAATAATAGTCAACGTTTAAAATTTGAGTCTAGAGTGCGGTATGCTTTCTTTATTCTTTAAATGCCTTTTAGGTGCTTTAGCCGTATTGATTATTGCACTATTTTCACGTAGTAAAATTTACTATATTGCAGGTTTAGTTCCGTTATTTCCTACATTTGCATTAATTGCTCATGTTATCGTCGTTCAAGAACAAGGAACAGAAGCTCTCAGAAAAACTGCACTGTTTGGGCTCTGGTCTCTCATTCCTTATGCAATGTATTTACTAACGGTATATTTATTAGCAACGAAAATGACCGCTTGGGGAAGTTTAAGTATGGCAACCGCTATTTGGATAATAACAGCGGCAATATTAGTTTATATATGGCAACTCACTCAATAAATAACATAGAGTAAAATAATTAGCTATAAAACATCATAAAACTAAACTCTCTCGATATGCTGACGGCTTAAACATGGTTGGCTATAGTCGTAAAAATTTAAGTATTAACTATAATGATAAGCAATGTTTTCTATTGAGCTGTACCATTAAAATGTTATTAAGAACCCTGGTATTACTGTTAGTTACTGGCTGTGCGTATATTGCAGGAATTATGACTGAAGTTAAACTTGATGCTGAGTTAGATACCGAAAGCCGAGTGAAAAGTTCTGTCGAAGATTTTCTTGCTTACCCTTCGGCTGCAAATTATAAAAATGTTCAATATTATGTATTGACGAAAAATGAAGAAGGGGATGAAACGGGCTATTATTGCGGTGAAGTCTTTGGTTTTGAAAATGAGTTACCCCATGGCTATAAAAGATTTATCGTTAGGCTTCATAAAAATAGAGCTGGAAAAGTAATGATATCCATTCCTTTTGTAGAAAAAACAGATGATATTATTCCCGCAGAACAATTTGAAGCTGTGTGGGATAGATATTGTAAAAGAAGCTAAATTAATGATAGCTCGTTGAGTTGCTAGCAAAACGAGCGTCACTAATATTAATTTGATTTAACTGCCATCGTCGCTAGGAATGTGGGTAGATAATTATCAACGACAAAGCGTGGATTAGGTTGCCAGTCCTCTTTAAAGCCTGTGATATGAAAACCTACCTTTATTTGCCCACCAATGAGATCTGTCAGTGAATGACCAAATACAAAAGCTTCTTGCTTTGCCTGCTTTTGTGCTATTTGCTTTGCTGATAAAGTAGATAGTTCGGAGTAAGGCATAGTGTAACTTGGTTTTATTATATCTTGTTCGTCATATTGCTTATCTCGTTCCCCAATAAAAACAACAGGATTAAAAAAACTGGATAACAGCCGTCCATTTGGTTTTAAAACACGGTAGCATTCTTGCCAGACAGGGTTAACATCCGGAATATACAGATTAGAAATAGGATGAAATATAATATCAAATGTTTCATTAGCAAACATGTGTAATGATCGCATGTCACCTTGAACAATCTCTAAGGTTAAATTATCTCTTTCTGCCACCATTTTGTCTTGATCAAGCTGTTTCTGAGAAAAATCAAAAACAGTCACATTTGCTCCTGCTGCCGCGAGTACCGGAGCTTGCTGCCCCCCCGCAGAAGCTAAGCAAAGAATTTTTTTATCTTTTACATTCCCTAACCAAGTATCATCAACAGGAGTTGGTGTTAAATGAACTTGCCATTTTCCCTGTTTGGCATCATTGATAGTTTTGGAATCAACGGGGGTTGACCAAGCAAGTTGTGATTCAGCTTGTTTATCCCATGCTTTTTGATTTGCACTAATGAAATCTGTCATAAAATGACTCCTGTATACAATAATTTGTCACAGTGTAGCAAAAAATAAGCAAATTAAAATGAAAATGTACCAATTAGTACACAATTAGCTCCCTACCATTAGATGATATGTGACGCCATTAAATTCAAAGTTAGTGGCATTGCTCATGCCTATTTTTTGATGCGCCATAAGCGATCTGAGATTGTCTGCATTAATAAAGGCAATAGGCTTTCCTTGGTTGTACGAACAAATTTTATCAAAAAGTGATTTGAGAATATTTCTCCCTCGATAATCACTATCGATACAAACAGGACCATAGAACCAGTTGCCTTGTACAATTTCTGCATGCTGTTTAATGATCAAATGTGCTATAGGGGGTAGGGATGAGGAATTAGGGTCAAAGCTAAATACGACAGCGATAATTTTATTTCCATCTCGAGCTACAACTGTAGTCAGACTTCCTGCAAACATTGCATTGACTTTGGCTTGAGGGTATTCACCGAGTAATCCACCTTGTTGAGATTCAGAATTAGATTGCAATAATTGAGCAACAGCAGGACAATCTGGTTGTGTCATTAATTCATATTTAATATTCATTATTACCTCGTAATGATTGCTAAATACGTTTAAATTTATGATATGAAGCGCAGGGGTATTTATGGGAGCACATTGTCGTGTGTTAATTCTAACCTCATAATATCGGTTATTTATTGTTTGTCTATTGAATCAGTATGTTAACTAAATTTTATCCAGTATTCTTACTTATTATTTCAAATGTATTTATGATGTTTGCTTGGTACGGCCATTTAAAGTTCACAACAAAGCCGTTGTATGTTGTTATTTTCTTTAGCTGGTTAATTGCATTGGTTGAATACTGTTTTGCAGTGCCAGCTAATCGGTTAGGGCATCAGTATTACAGTGCGGCTGAATTAAAAACAATGCAAGAGGTGATAACACTCTGTGTTTTTGTTCTTTTTTCGGTATTATATTTAGGTGAAAGTTTTACCATTAACCATTTGATTGGTTTTATTCTTATTTTTGCAGGCGCCTTTTTTATCTTTAAGGGGCCATTTTAATGTAAAAAGAGCAGCTTGAACTGCTCTTTTGGGGGGGAACTTAATTTATACCCATCCTTTTTCATGAAACTGCTTTAATATCACAACAAATTGCTGCATTTC of Providencia rettgeri contains these proteins:
- a CDS encoding bifunctional 3-demethylubiquinone-9 3-methyltransferase/ 2-octaprenyl-6-hydroxy phenol methylase; translated protein: MTDFISANQKAWDKQAESQLAWSTPVDSKTINDAKQGKWQVHLTPTPVDDTWLGNVKDKKILCLASAGGQQAPVLAAAGANVTVFDFSQKQLDQDKMVAERDNLTLEIVQGDMRSLHMFANETFDIIFHPISNLYIPDVNPVWQECYRVLKPNGRLLSSFFNPVVFIGERDKQYDEQDIIKPSYTMPYSELSTLSAKQIAQKQAKQEAFVFGHSLTDLIGGQIKVGFHITGFKEDWQPNPRFVVDNYLPTFLATMAVKSN
- the ydgC gene encoding Inner membrane protein ydgC, which translates into the protein MLSLFFKCLLGALAVLIIALFSRSKIYYIAGLVPLFPTFALIAHVIVVQEQGTEALRKTALFGLWSLIPYAMYLLTVYLLATKMTAWGSLSMATAIWIITAAILVYIWQLTQ
- the tsr_1 gene encoding Serine chemoreceptor protein produces the protein MMSGNLKKINFSSAKFSFSGFKTTTLVWFISGLLIALLLSTCWFFFSSLKQYQETLNKLDTIYNEQTQLNNTWQSLLQARNTLNRASSRHLLIINKMKTSNTDIDSLIEFYHKKMAETGNYWDAFTATSLYKNSDKFAELEKSYKALYAALNELSVFLVQGKTYDFLNQPTQGFQDTFEKNYVSYHQQLNSSYHDIALASEQLYKQSLIGLIITISIVILLALFIRFILQLFFIRPLNQVIDGIEKVSQGVLYHSFDNKGLYEIKLLKQHVSNMQSKLIDIVKNIYDNTHHIKVELGDITQMNHDLSIRADQQAAAIVETAASVEELDSSFKLNTAHTNQSCQLMSETSVTIDKSNELISDVVENMDDIVDFPKKSVKSPPPSITLLFQTNLLALNAAVEAARVGEHGKGFAVVANEVRELSISCTQASKEIKLLINNSNDKINHCFQLAADANDNIVFNCTRHI
- a CDS encoding Protein of uncharacterised function, DUF486; this encodes MLTKFYPVFLLIISNVFMMFAWYGHLKFTTKPLYVVIFFSWLIALVEYCFAVPANRLGHQYYSAAELKTMQEVITLCVFVLFSVLYLGESFTINHLIGFILIFAGAFFIFKGPF